The DNA segment GTCGTCGGAGTCGGCGAACGTGGCCGGGGTCAGCCCGCTGGCGTCGCTGAGCTTGACGACGGCCAGGTCGGAGGTCGGGTCGGTGCCCACCACGGTGGCGTCGTAGAGCGTGCCGTCGGAGGTGCGCACCTGGACCGTGGCCTGGTCGGTCGAGCTGTCCAGCGTGACCACGTGGTTGTTGGTCAGCACGTAGCCGTCCGCGGAGAGCACGACGCCGGACCCGGAGCCCGAGCCGGAGCCCCCGCTCACGTAGATGGTGACGACGCTGGGTGCCGCCTTCGCGGCCGCGGCGGTGGTGCTCGTGGCGTTGTCGGCGTCCTTGATGACGACGCTCTGCGCGGAGGCGCCGCTCGCGGTCGCCACGCCGCCGTCGTCGGTCAGCGCCATCACGCCCGCACCGGCTCCACCACCGATCAGCGCCGCGCCGACCAGGCCGGCGGCGACGCCGAGGCGCCAGCGGCCGGGCCGCCGGGTCGGCTGGGCGGGGACACCGGGCTGCACCGGGGGCTGGAAGGCCGGCGGGACCGCGCCCGCGCCGGGCTGACCGTGCGCCTGGTGGTACCCGGGCGTCCCGTAGCCGGCCGGCGGCCACGGCTGGTGCTGCGCGGCAGCGGGCTGGCCGTACTGCTGGGTGGGGTGCTGGCCGAACGGCGGCGTCGGCTGCTGGCCCGGCTGCGCCGGGGTCGGCGGGAACTGCTGGGTCGGCTGGGCGCCCAGCGGCTGCTGCGGTGCGGGCTGCCCGAGCGGCTGGGCCGTCGCGCCGCCCGGCTGCTGTGGGGCGGGCTGCTGCGGTGCGGCCCACCCGGCGCCGGTGCCGGCGTCCGCGTTCCGGTCCGTGCCGTGCCCGGTCTCGTCGGCGGGGCGGTCGTTCTCAGTCACTGGTGGTCCTTCCCACGTCGCGGCAGGCCCTCCCCGTCGCGATGCACCCACTGTGCGCCCGGGGACTGGTCCGGGACTGGTGGTCCGCTGTGAGTTGTCTGGACGCGGCGGAGCCCGCCGTACCGCGACTCTGCGCGGCCGGACGGTTTCCTGGCGTGTGCGCGCGTGATCATGCGGGGCCGGGGGAAGGGGAGGGGCGGCCGGCGCTCGTCGTCCCTCGCACTCCCTCTCCCCGTCCCGGAGGCCGTCGGTGCCGGTTCGTGCACTCCTCACCCGTTCCGCCCTCGCCCTGCTCGTGCTGGTGCTCGCCGCGCTCGCCGCCGTCGGCGGGGTCTCCCTGGGCGGGTCGGGCCTGGTCGCCGTCGTGCTGGCCGCGGTCGTCACCGCCTGCCTGGCCGCGGGCATCGTCCGCGACGGGGACACGCCGCGGCCCCGCCAGGCGGTGGTCGACACCGCGTGGCGCGCGGCGGTGGGCACGGTGGCGGTGCTGCTCGTGCTGAGCGGCTGCGTGGTGCTGGCCGGCGGCTCGCTGACCGCCCTGCTGGCCGGCGTCGCCGTGGGCGGCGTGCTGGTGCGCTGGGCGGTGCGGTCGGCCCGCCGGGCCCGGCGCGACCCCGGGGCCACCGTGCTGCCGCTCCCGGGAGCCGGAGCCGGGGGTGGCCCGGTCGGGTTCCTGTCCGTGGAGGCGCTGGGCCGGGAGTGGCTGCGCACCTCGGCGGCGCTGGCCCAGACCCGGGACGCCGCCGTCCGCCAGGCGCTGGTCCAGCGGCGGGAGGAGGCGCTCGACGAGCTCGAGCGGCGGGACCCCGTGGGCTTCAGCCGCTGGCTGGCCGAGGGTGCGACCGTCGACAGCGACCCGGCGCGGTACGTCTCCGGCGACCCCACCGCCGGCTACGACGCGGCCTGACCGCCCCGCTCAGCGCGGCTCGGTCAGGCCGGCGATCACCGCGCTGACGTCGGCCGCGGCCGGGTCGTCGAGCGCGGCGGCCGCGGCCTCCATCGTCTGCAGTACCGCGGTGTCGAGCCGGTCGGAGACGCCGGCGGACCGCAGCGCCTCCTGGATGAGCCGCGCGTCCTTGGTCGCACCGGGGAGCCCGAAGCTGACCGGGAAGCGCCCGTCGATCATCAGCCCGCCCTTGACGTGCGCGTAGGGGGTGTCCAGCGGACCGCCCTCGATGGCGGCCAGGAAGTGCTCGGGGTCGACGCCCAGGCCGCGGGCCAGCGCGATCGACTGGGCCGCCCCGGCGGTGACCATGAACAGCCACGCGTTGCACGCCATCTTCAGCCGGCTGCCCGCCCCGGCCTCGCCGAGCCACAGCGTCTTCGACCCCAGCGCGTCCAGGACCGGGGCGAGGGGCTCGCGGAGCTGCTCGGGACCCGAGGCGAGCATCACCAGCGCGCCCTTCTCCGCGGGCTCCTTGGTGCCCAGCACCGGGCAGTCGACCAGCGCCAGGCCCAGCTCGGCCGCGACCGCGGCGGTGCGCTCGGCGCCCTCCACCCCGACGGTGCTGCACTGCAGCCACGGCGTGCCGGCCGGCGGCGCCGCCTGCCGGACGACGTCGATGGCCGCGTCGGCGTCGAAGAGCATGGTGAGGACGACGTCGGCGCCGGCGACGGCCTCGGCGGGGGAGCCGCAGGCCTCGGCGCCGGTGCCGGTGAGCGCCTGCACCTTGGCCGCGTCCCGGTTCCACGCGCGCACCGGGAGCCCGGCGCGACGCAGCGACCGGACCATCCCCGCGCCCATCGTGCCCGTGCCGAGGACCGCCACCACCGGGTTCGTCATGCCCTGATCCTCACCCGGGCCGGCCGCCGCGGCAGCCCGGCCGCGAGGGCTCCCGGTAACCTCGGGGCCGGCTCAGGCCCGCCCCATTAGCTCAGTGGTAGAGCACTCGCCTTGTAAGCGAAAGGTCGTCCGTTCGATCCGGACATGGGGCTCGTCCCCGGCCTGCCCCCGGGGTCGCCGCCGGGCAGGGCAGGATGCACCCGTGCAGACCCCGGCAGCCCGCTGATGCCCGCCCCAGGGACCCGCTGGGGGGTGCTCGGGACCGCCGGCATCGCCCGGTCCCGCTTCCTCCCCGCGCTGGCCGAGGCCGGTGGCGAGGCGGTGGTCGTGGGCAGCCGGGACGGCGCCCGCGCGGCCGAGTTCGCCGCAGCGCACGGCGTCGCCCGCGGTGTCACGAGCTACGAGGCGGTGCTCGCCGACCCTGCCGTGCAGGCGGTCTACGTGCCGCTGCCCAACCCGCTGCACGCCGAGTGGGCGGTGGCGGCGCTGGAGGCCGGCAAGGCGGTGCTCTGCGAGAAGCCGCTGTGCGTCGACGCCGACCAGGCCCGGCGGTTGCTGGCGGTGGCCGAGCGGGCCGCGCTGCCGCTGTGGGAGGCGTTCGTCTTCCCGTTCACCGCCCAGCACCGGCGGCTGGTCGAGCTGCTGGCCGGGGGTGCGATCGGGGAGCTGCGCGAGATCTCCGGCGCCTTCCACTTCCTGCTCCGCCGCACCGAGGACATCCGGCTGTCCGCGGCGACGGCCGGCGGCGCGCTGGCCGACGTCGGGTGCTACCCGCTGCGGCTGGCCGCGGAGCTGTTCGGCGGCCCGGCGCTCACCGCCGCCGCGTCCGCGGTGCGCGGCGCCGAGGTCGAGACCGAGCTCGCCGCCCTGGTCGACTACCCCGACGACCGGCGGCTGCTGCTGTCCTGCGGCTTCCGGCGGAGCGCGGACACCACGACGGTGCTCAGCGGCACCGAGGGCACGATCCACCTCGAGGACCCGTACCACCCGCGGCCCGGGAGCAGCGTGGAGCTGCGCCGTCCGGGGGCCGACCCCGTGGTCGAGCGGCCGACCCGTGACCAGCACTCGTTCACCGCCGCGCTGCGGCACGTCGGCGCCGTCCTGGCCGGTGAGGAGGCGCCGCGGCACACCGCGCTGGAGTCGTCCCTCCCGGTCGCCGAGGCGATCGACCTGGTGCGGGCGGCGGCCCGGTGAGCCGGCGCGGGCTCTTCCTGGCGCCGTTCGACGTGCTGGCCGACCCCCGGCTGGTCGCCGAGCTGGCCGCCGAGGCGGAGGAGGCCGGCTGGGACGGCGTCTTCCTCTGGGACCACCTGCTCTACGCCGCCCCCGTCACGGCGATCTCCGACCCGTGGACCTGCTGCGCCGCGATCGCCGTCCGCACCTCCCGGATCGAGTTCGGCCCGATGGTGACGCCGCTGACCCGGCGGCGGCCGCAGGTGCTGGCGCGGCAGGCCGCCGCGCTGGACCAGCTGTCCGGCGGGCGGCTGGTGCTCGGGTTCGGCCTCGGCGACGACGGCGGGGTGGGGGAGCTGTCCCGGTTCGGCGAGGAGCTCGACCCGAAGGTGCGCGCCGCCCGGCTGGACGAGGGGCTCGCGCTGCTCCGCGGGCTGCTGTCCGGCGCCGAGGTCGACCACGACGGGGAGCACTTCACCGCCCGCGGGGTCCGGTTCTCCCCGCCGGCGACCCGCCCCGGCGGCATCCCGTTCTGGATCGGCGGGCGCTGGCCCAACGCCGCGCCGCTGCGCCGGGCCGCCCGGCACGAGGGCGCGTTCGTCATCTCGGTGCCCGGGCCGGCCGGGCTGGCCCAGGTCCGCGAGACGGTCGCCGCGGCGCGGGCCGACGGGCTGGCGGGCTTCGACGTCGTCGTCGACCTCCCGGTGGGGGAGGACGCGCAGCCGTGGGTGGCGGCCGGGGCCACCTGGGTGCTCACCCGGCTGGGCCCCTACGACCTGGACCTCGCCGAGGTCCGCCGGGTGGTCCGCGCCGGTCCCGGCTGAGCCGCTCGCGACGCGCGGCTCCCGGAGCGGTGTGCCAGGGTCGCAGGCGATCGCTGCCGACCGGGCAGCCGACCCCGAGGAGGACCTCCATGAGCGACCACGTGTACCGGCTGAGCGAGATCGTCGGCAGCTCGCCCACCAGCGTCGACGACGCGATCCGCACGGCGGTGCGGAAGGCGTCCCAGACCGTGCGCAACATCGAGTGGTTCCAGACCTCGGAGATCCGCGGTCAGGTCGTCGACGGCGACGTGGCCTACTACCAGGTGACGCTCAAGATCGGCTTCCGCGTCGAGGACTGAGGCCCCCTCACAGGGGCCCGCCGCGAGCCTGCGAGTGGGGGGGCGAGGGGGTCCTTCCTCAGGTGAGGACGACGTCGGTGCCGCGGACGGTGACGCCGACCGGGGCCAGCGGCTCGGTGGCCGGGCCGTGCACCGCGGCGCCGTCGGCGGGGTCGAACACCGAACCGTGGCAGGGGCACACCAGCCCCTCGTCGGCGGCCCGGACGGTGCAGCCCTGGTGGGTGCACCGCGCCGAGAAGGCGACCACGGTGTCCTCGCTGGGCCGGCTGACCACCACCCGCCGTCCGTCGATCGACACCTCGTAGGCGCCGCCGGCGGGCACCTCCGACAGCGGCACGACGACGTCGCCCGGGCCCACCCCGGTGAGCTCGGGCACGTCGCCCCCGCCCCCGCAGGCAGAGAGCGCGACCACCCCCGCCCCCACGCCCCCGGCGATCAGCAGGTCCCGGCGGGAGAAGCAGTGCATCCGGCCATCCTGCCCGAGGGGCCCACGGACCTCCGGCCCTGCCCGAGGAGCCCTACGGACCCCCGGCGTCAGCCGGTCGCCGTGACGAGTGACGGCCGGAGGCTGTCGCGCAGGAG comes from the Modestobacter italicus genome and includes:
- a CDS encoding S1C family serine protease, with amino-acid sequence MTENDRPADETGHGTDRNADAGTGAGWAAPQQPAPQQPGGATAQPLGQPAPQQPLGAQPTQQFPPTPAQPGQQPTPPFGQHPTQQYGQPAAAQHQPWPPAGYGTPGYHQAHGQPGAGAVPPAFQPPVQPGVPAQPTRRPGRWRLGVAAGLVGAALIGGGAGAGVMALTDDGGVATASGASAQSVVIKDADNATSTTAAAAKAAPSVVTIYVSGGSGSGSGSGVVLSADGYVLTNNHVVTLDSSTDQATVQVRTSDGTLYDATVVGTDPTSDLAVVKLSDASGLTPATFADSDDVQVGDLAVAIGAPLGLSNTVTDGIISATNRAVATGSNTDQAVIDALQTDAAINPGNSGGALVDAKGQVIGINSAIATVASSDLPGQEASQSGNIGVGFAIPANTAKRIAEEIIDTGSATHALLGVNATTAADNAEAAVGTGAQLVSVQDGSPAADAGLEAGDVITAVGDRTVTSSTELTAAVRSAQPGDTVTLTIRRGSDTSKVDVTLDAASK
- a CDS encoding NAD(P)-dependent oxidoreductase, giving the protein MTNPVVAVLGTGTMGAGMVRSLRRAGLPVRAWNRDAAKVQALTGTGAEACGSPAEAVAGADVVLTMLFDADAAIDVVRQAAPPAGTPWLQCSTVGVEGAERTAAVAAELGLALVDCPVLGTKEPAEKGALVMLASGPEQLREPLAPVLDALGSKTLWLGEAGAGSRLKMACNAWLFMVTAGAAQSIALARGLGVDPEHFLAAIEGGPLDTPYAHVKGGLMIDGRFPVSFGLPGATKDARLIQEALRSAGVSDRLDTAVLQTMEAAAAALDDPAAADVSAVIAGLTEPR
- a CDS encoding Gfo/Idh/MocA family protein — encoded protein: MPAPGTRWGVLGTAGIARSRFLPALAEAGGEAVVVGSRDGARAAEFAAAHGVARGVTSYEAVLADPAVQAVYVPLPNPLHAEWAVAALEAGKAVLCEKPLCVDADQARRLLAVAERAALPLWEAFVFPFTAQHRRLVELLAGGAIGELREISGAFHFLLRRTEDIRLSAATAGGALADVGCYPLRLAAELFGGPALTAAASAVRGAEVETELAALVDYPDDRRLLLSCGFRRSADTTTVLSGTEGTIHLEDPYHPRPGSSVELRRPGADPVVERPTRDQHSFTAALRHVGAVLAGEEAPRHTALESSLPVAEAIDLVRAAAR
- a CDS encoding LLM class flavin-dependent oxidoreductase → MSRRGLFLAPFDVLADPRLVAELAAEAEEAGWDGVFLWDHLLYAAPVTAISDPWTCCAAIAVRTSRIEFGPMVTPLTRRRPQVLARQAAALDQLSGGRLVLGFGLGDDGGVGELSRFGEELDPKVRAARLDEGLALLRGLLSGAEVDHDGEHFTARGVRFSPPATRPGGIPFWIGGRWPNAAPLRRAARHEGAFVISVPGPAGLAQVRETVAAARADGLAGFDVVVDLPVGEDAQPWVAAGATWVLTRLGPYDLDLAEVRRVVRAGPG
- a CDS encoding dodecin, whose translation is MSDHVYRLSEIVGSSPTSVDDAIRTAVRKASQTVRNIEWFQTSEIRGQVVDGDVAYYQVTLKIGFRVED
- a CDS encoding ubiquinol-cytochrome c reductase iron-sulfur subunit, with the protein product MHCFSRRDLLIAGGVGAGVVALSACGGGGDVPELTGVGPGDVVVPLSEVPAGGAYEVSIDGRRVVVSRPSEDTVVAFSARCTHQGCTVRAADEGLVCPCHGSVFDPADGAAVHGPATEPLAPVGVTVRGTDVVLT